The nucleotide window GAGGTTACATAGCAGTTAAGGTGAGTGAGGCTCTGCAGATGGGAAGAGACCTGAGGAAGCTCTGGATGGAACCTAGGGCAGGTCAGGAGGAAGGGCGTCTGTTGCAGGTGGGTTACAGGTCCTGCAGAGGCCGGTGGAGGGAGGAACATTTCTTGGGCTCCGCCAAAATAGGACTAAGGGTAGTGAGAGAAAGCCTGTGCTGGTCCAACGACCGGCGTGTATTGGCCTCTAGCTGACTCCTCTGTCCTGGCCTGAGTGCTGTGGGGTATCGGAATCAGACCTTCCACGGAGCCCTCTTCTCTGTGCACTCAGGCTCAGATGAAGGATGTGCTTGAGAGCAAAGCCATGTCTTCGtattgtgtgtgttttcattcatttatttttccctgtcCTTTTGACTGCTGGTCTTGGGTGTCATTACAAAATTAGGATTTGAAGGTGAATCCTTGCCCCTGCCCCCGTCTCTTTACCAGACATGACAAACACAGTTAGtttcaatgaaatataaatttctcAAAAGATGAAAGGCTCTTCTTAGCTTTTTAACTCCTTTCAATTTTGAGTAATGATTGTATGTAAGGTAAATAATGTGACTGTCAGATTCTGGCAGGGATACACCTTTCCTGCCTTTAATGCTTGTGAACAATTGCTAAACATGCAGAGAGAGGCCAGAGTCATCACACAGCTGAAGAAAGACTAGCAGCTGGCCTCATGCCTGTCTGTAGATAAAAGAGATTGCTTATTTACTGGAGTTCTTACCTGATGTAGTACTGGGTTATGCATAATTTATGATGAAAAGCCTCGCTcctctttcattttgcttttgtcttCTAAGACCAAATGAAGAGTGACTTCAGCCTTGGAGATATTAATGAGTGTGTTTTACATCCGTGTGAAGTTTAAGGCTCATGATAACCACCCCTGCTATGGTTTTTCTTGATTAATTGAATCCTTTAAGTCCTTGAATATCCAAGAGGTTAGAGTGACTCAGGGCTGAAGAGATCTTTTTTCCAATTCACCTTCCAGTGCTTGCTCCAGTTCCATGAAGCACATGGTAGATGTCTCTAAATATgctgggaaaaaaggaaggaagggaggactTAGGATAAATTAGGCTGTGTGGAAAGTGGCTATTACTTCCTTCAATCCACTGTTGTACTTGGACTGGAGATCATTACCCACAGTACATTTCTAGATCTGGAGATGTCTCCTCCAGAGGTCTTTTAAATTACTCCAGGATGTCCCTTTATCTAGTCTTAGATACATGACCTCGTCACCCTCACTCTTAGTGAAATTTTTTCTGGAGGATCAAGCTCTGTCTCCATCATCTCTGTAACCCCCACAATATTCAGCACAGCACTTAATACATCTTCGTGAGAGTGGGCAGGGAGAATCAGGCACAGGTTCCCGATCTCAGCGACCTCCACTCCTTCCTCCTTGATGCCAGAGCTCTCCTATGAACACTCTGAACTCCTGACTCTTGTCCTGATGGTCATCTCAGGCTTGGGGAAGTGAAACTACTAAAAGTCATCCATTTGCTCTTTAAAAAGACAGTTGGAATGCCCTGCCAGGCATTTCTGGTGGTTCTAAGAGTTCTTGTTGGGTCATGAAACTACTAGCCAAATTAGTCTAAATTAATAACTTATGCAACTCAAAACTAACTCAAGGGCCTCTGAGACATAGGACCAGATGCCTCCCTGATAACCCAAGAGATAGGCCTTTGCAAATGTCATGGTCTTTGCTGACTCAGCCACTCCAAGGGAAACTCCTTAAAAGCAGGCCATTCTGCCTTATTAACTCTCTCTCCAGTTTTTGCAATCTCAGTAGAGATTTCAGCACTTGGTGGCTGCTCAGTCTTTCTTGATAGGATCGGTGAACGCATACCTGAGCTTATTCCCAGCCTTCCATGCTGGGAAGTACCAGCCCAACATACCTGAGGATGTAGTCACTTGTTAGAATATATAATTATTCTTAAGGCACTTTTATCTTTCAGAGATATCCCAATAATTATGAAATTGCCCCAGCtaccttcttattttttttttttttgccccagctACCTTCTGACAACACCCAGCCAGTCTCTTGCAGTGGGGACAGATAATGATGAGTCAATAGAGGGAGAATAGAGAATAACATGGTTCCCTAATGCAGCCACtttaaaaagcactaaaattTACTGTCTACTTAGGAGATAAGTGCACGTTTGCTTCTTCATCTGAGTGACGACACAGTTCCTTTAAATGTCCTTGTGAGTCCCATTTGCAGTGCCTGCCATTGGAGAAATAGTTTTCCATTGTAAGGCTGCCCAGCCCATTGTTaatttctcatcctttttttttaatccccccaTAGTGGAAAGGTGAAATCCAGGAGTTTTGTCCCAACACCAAAATGCTCTTGGTCGGCTGCAAATCTGATCTTCGGACAGATGTCAGTACATTAGTAGAGCTCTCAAACCACAGGCAGACACCAGTGTCCTACGACCAGGTATGTGTGTAGTCGGTGTGCACGTGTGAATTTTAAAGAGTGACAGAACTGGAACATCACTCctaagaaatacaataaaaaaaaaatagctgcttTTCTAAAGGCTCAACCAATGGCCCACCCCAGATGCCTGCCCTTTTCTTAAGGTGCAGAATGAGCACTGTGTGTCCAGGCTCAAGACTATCTATGAACACAGGTGAAACAGGCTGGCATTTCTGTGCCTCAGCCTTCCTGAGAGGCATCCAGGCCCCTTCCTGGCAGCCCATTGCTCAGATGAATGTAAAAACTGCCAAGTGAGCACCAAAGCAATCCGGGGCAAGGtttggctgcaactgtggtggtGCTCTGATTTTGAACTTCCTCAGAAAGCTTCACGGTATTTATTTAGCTGTCAACTGTCTAAGGATTCATTTGTTGTATATGGGTACAGAAGactcattttgaaaaaaacatcttttaaaacgTGAACTGCTCAGTCATTCAGGAGCAGAATCACATGATATTTGATTACTGAAGTACATAAACagtggctcatattcaatcctTTGTATATATCTCTGCTACTCCTACTGAGTTTAAAGTTAACTAAAGAGAGAAAGTGGTCAAAATCAATATTGCTCTTAAAGAGAGTTAATCTGCTTTTGCATTCAGCAAcacaataaaatactttaaaaggcCATTGTTAGTAAAGTAGAGCATGCCAAAAAACTGTCTTCTAGAGATTCATCGTTTCTGCAGGCATTTCCCCGGAGTATTTAGAAAGGAGGAGAATTCGTTTCAGCAgttcattcttttaaaactgACAACCAGATTCTAAAGAGAGTTCATGTTGAAATAGCTGGAATTTTGTTTAGTATCCATCATTTTAAATACCATGGTCATCTTTGTCCTGCAGTGTTCCAATTAACAAAACTCTGGCTGTTTAAATAAGTCGTTTTGATGCACACATGTTTATTATTGTGTCCACTAGTCCTCTGGTCCATGTTTAGAAATTACATATTTTGTGTTTCCTAAGTTATAGATGTTATAACAGTATTACTCCTTTCCTCAACTTATTTTGTCCCTAAGGCATaatcatatgttttatttttttataatgatttttattttttccgttatagctggtttacagtgattttctactgtacagcaaggtgacccagtttacacatatgttttaaaattgatcCTAAATTCTGTTACTCCTTTTTTTGTACAGCCCGTTGACTAGTCTTGAGTGCCCTTTACACTCAAGAAAAGAGAAGTTGAGTGCTCCATGAGGTGCTGAACAGGCTTGAGGGGCCAGGTCACCATGCCAGGGCTGCATGGGAAATGCATCATTTACATCATGAGCTTcagctttttcacttttttccaatAGTACAGTTCTCTGGGTAATTCTGTATCTTTGCTGTGACCTGGACCAAGACCTAAGTATCTAGTTACCCATGGTTGCAATTGGTGGCCAAGATGAATCACTTCCTTAGATCCACCTAAGGAATCACCTCCTAATAACTATTTGGTGATGGGGCCCTTGTGTATTGATGACCAAAGGAAATTAGATCAGCCTTTAGCATCTCTGGGAAGTCAAGCAGTGTCTACTGAATGATGATAATTGAACATCTTAGGATTGGGTCTTGACTGCAAATACTTAGGAAGTAATAAACAAGGCAGTTCAAAATTTTAAAGGggggtttttcttttcagtctttggaAAATTCAGTTAACATATCAGAAACATTTTGCAATGCATTATTATTTTGTGGTGTTAGAACACACTTTATAACTTTCCCCAGAGACTTAAAATTGCTGATCCCAATCCCTTCTCTTGCTTCTCAGGGGGCAAATATGGCCAAACAGATCGGAGCAGCCACTTACATCGAATGCTCAGCTTTACAGTCAGAAAATAGCGTCAGAGACATTTTTCATGTTGCCACCTTGGCATGTgtaaataagacaaataaaaacgTTAAGCGGAACAAATCGCAGAGGGCGACAAAGCGGATTTCACACATGCCCAGCAGACCAGAACTCTCGGCAGTGGCTACGGACTTACGAAAGGACAAAGCCAAGAGTTGCACTGTGATGTGAATTTCTGGTTATCTTTAATGAGGACCTGGAAACCtagtgtaaaaacaaaaacaaaaacaaaaaaacaaaaaaaaacaccaccaacaaaacaaaaaggtgaaATCTGAACAAAGTGCACAGCCAAAGTCATGTATTCTGGAGGCTTAGGAGGCATTTGGAAGGATGCTCATCTTTTTGGAATCCTGTCCTTAGGTTTGGCCCGTAGAGCAAGCGGTGAGAAGTAAGTAGTAAGTACGTTGAAGCGTATTTGAAGTGTGACTTGAAAAATATGCCAAAAAAGAGAGATTCCGATGGGCTAAAGATTGAGGAGGAGGAATATGAGTACctccaagaagaaaaatcacCCTCTGAATGGtgcttgcatttttgttttctttgttacaATCTATTCATGGATCTCTCCTTTGATTTAATTTTGAAGTGTTTTAATCTCTTTTACAaaaagtatatattaatataccGTCCTCACTGGGGAACTGGCACTGTGACCTTAGCGTTTAGTTTTCTAGAGGATGTGATCTAATTTCCTCCTAGCtcatcattaaaatggaaattgtATCAGGACCCATGGGACAGCCAGAGGAAGAGTTGGTGAGGCTTTGAAATCTTGCTGTCCTGGAGATAGCTCATCGAGGTTGTTCTCAAGAAAGGCTTTGCAGTCTCGTGAGAAGTGCAGACCAACACTATGGAGAATAGGTCAACTAGAGAAGAAGTGTCTATTCTTATTCAGTCTGATGGTTCTGTTCATCCTTGTGATTGTCATTAAAAAGTGGTAAATTGCTCAATGTAATATTTTTGTGTGCTGTTTAGAAAAGAGGGtgtgcggttttttttttttttgccatcgtTGATAAAAATGCAAAGTCAAATAAAAGGTGTCTTGGTTTGACGTCATAGAATGATCCAAGGGGGGGAAAATGTAGGTACTATTTTCACCTGATGAGATAACGAATGAAGGAATAGTAGCAGAAAGCACAGTTTGTGAGTAAGCTGTCTGGAATTAAGGTACCAGAAGTACAAAGCAAAAGGCCTATTTGGGGATGAAGCTCTGAAGTTAGCATCTGATGATCAGttggtttatttcactttctttcagTGAACCTGATAAGAGAAGGGACCCTCTGATCCAAGCTTTGAGAATCCTTAGAGGAAAATTATGCAATGTCTATCCTGACACTATCTAGGGCGTTTCTAGAGAGTGATTGCTAAACCTCACTTAACCGGATCCCGGATCCCACATCCCACCAAGACCCGTGTTCCATACTTGTTACGTAAAATAATCAGCATTTAAAATAGTTTACAGATATTTTTTGACCAGTTCCTTTTAGAGCTTCTTTCAGAGAAGAAATCAGATCTGACCTTTATATTGTTGGCGCTTGTTGAAAACGAGCTTTCTTTCCAATGATGAAGCTTCATTTTTGAAGTGTTGAAGCTGTGCTCCCATTTAGTAGTGGCAGGAGAGATGATTAAGGTAATTACAACACTCAGTTCTGTGTCTTAGAAGCACTTTGTTTTGTCTCTGCAAAAAAAATACCATTCCAGTCATTTCCCACAAAATACAGACATGATATGCTTTGATTGATGCAGCATTATGCTTTGGGCAGTATTACAAAATAGCTGGCAAGTGCTTTCTGtatttaaatattgtaaaaagaaaataagttataaCTGTTATAAAGCAGAACTTTCGTTgcagttttttaaatgttgaagtcactttgtatgtttgtttggtCAATGTTTCTGcagtatttattaaaacatacttttttcccccttcaaatAAAAAAGTAACCATGTCTTTGTCTAAATGTGATCTGCCTTTTATTACCTACTTCCTGATttagctgttcagttttctttAATAGAGGTGATTACAGAATCTGGCATAACATTTCTGGAAGGAAAagactttgggatttttttttcttggcgtGGTCATAGTTTCCTGGGGGGAGAATAAATCTGCATATATAAGAGGTTTTCACAATGATTTCAGATCCCAAGAAGGAAATGGAGCATAATTAGACTAAGTGATTTGATCATAAACAGAAAGAGCCACTGCCTAGAATTAATTTATAGAAAATGTGGAGATGTCCTTCCTTCACTTTAGTAGTAAAACAGtatgattctgggagttccctggtagcctagtggtttgGACTCGGCACTTTCACTTCTGCAGCCcagtttcaacccctggtctAGGATCTGAGATTCCACATTGAGCTGCTGTACAACAACACggccagaaacaaaaaacaaaaacaaacaacaaacacagTGTGATGCTTCAGCTCACAGTTTTAATTCTGATGATAAGCCTAGTTCGATTCCTGGGCCTCTGGAGTCTCAAGCTTTAGTTCCTAACCCAGCATCCACCTtgcaagacaatttttttttttaattttttttcctgtctttttagggccccaccatagcatatggaagttcccaggctaggggttggatttggtctgtagctgctggcctacgccatggccacagcagctcaggatctgagccacgacccgcgccacagctgccagcaacaccagatccttacttaacccactgaacaaggccccgaggcatatggaggttcccaggctgggggtcgaattggagctgtagccaccagcctatgccagagccacagcaactcaggatcccagccacgtctgcaaactacactacagctcacagcaatgccagatccttaactcactgagcaagggcagggatcgaacccgcaacctcatggttcctggtctgattcgttaaccactgtgccatgacgggaactcccccagtcgCATTCTTAactatgctgagccacaacaggaactccattggaAGGCTTATTCTTGATCACAGAGGCCAATTGTTTAGATGACCCAGGACCCAAGTATGGCAACAATTAAAGGaaagcaacaaaaaaaggaaaataaaaatgtccttgTTTATGGTAGCAACATCTCTAAATAACACTGGACAACACAAATCAGGCTTCCCCATGACCTGAAAGATGTCAAGTCAGCACGGAATAGCTTAGGACCATGAGAGGCCTGGATACCTGCCTATAAACCCAGTCTTTAGCTAAGACTCGTAGGTGTAACTTTTCCGCAGGTCCCAAGAGACTCCATAAGGTCTTTAAAACTGCTGTTCCTACAGCGATAAATCACTTCATATAAAAACTGTATCTCTGTGGCATTCTTTAAATTGGCTTTAGAAACCTGGGGTATAGTTATTTTCTTGGGGATAGTTCTCAGAAACACAAACCAGAAGGAAAGGCAAGTCTCTAGCATGAGTGAACAAATTAAAGAGCCTTGAGATTGCAGAATAGCCTtataaaagtctttttaaaagcaCAGCCTTACCAAAAGTATTTGTAACTCATTCTTGTCGGCAtatagtaaaggaaataaaagtacttTCCTAATCCTCGGTGTTGAGTAACTTTGAGGCGTAACATTTAAATCAGGCTTGCAAGAAACTCGTTTCTCAACAGTGACCGACAGGGGAGGAAAAACCCAACAGCTGAGTTTCTGCTGACCTTGGCAGTATTTTATAGGTTATACAGTAATGTTTCCCTCTGGAGAGTTGTTCTTTTCCAGCAGCTTTAATTTGTTAAACCAAAAGGAAGAGAATTTGTCTTCAGCCCTAGGCATGCatgccttccttttctcctctgactttttgcttcagcaaacatttattctaGGTATTCTGTGAACATTCCTTTCTATTGATTAATGATCATGATTAATGCCTCTTTAAATACTAAAAGGTGGTTTTCAAACTCTGAGTAAGGCTCTAATTGTGTCTCACTTCTATTAATCTTTTCCAGAAATAGGAATAGTTGCTTTTGAAGATTCTTGTCTGATAGGGCATGTACCTTAAATGAAAAGTTAGAAATAACCCagggaattattttttattagaaggAATAAAAAGAGCCACCTCATCCCGTAAGACTCCTGAAACTCAGTGCTGCATGTCCTTTGTGATGGATTATTTTGACATTAATGTTCTTTTCCAAATCTCCTAGTTTTTATTTCTGTCCTTCCAttgaccaaatatttattgagtgcctactacgTGTCTGCCACTTTTCTGGGCTTGGCATATAATCCTGACCAAAACAAAATCTCTGTCCCaggatgtttttaatatattagaGACTGTCACAGACAAACCACGATGCACCATGTGGTTGAGTTGACTTCTATGGTCGTTAACTGAGTCATAGGTCCTGGCTGGCAGGATACATTCCAGTGTGGGCCAGGTACACAGTGCCATAGCCACTAGCTGCACCACATTTATAATGCTCTGATACGGTAGTGCAAAAGGTATTTCGAGAGCATCCTAGTGCCTGAGGTCCATTTATGGTGATTATGGAAGAGCAGTGTAAATTGCCAGTCATCAACATAGTATTTGCATAAGAACCTTAGATTTATGTGTTTGGTTAGAAAAAATATTCCTCCACAGTTGAACATGAATCTCCCTCAATCTGTTTGTTATATAATGTGTATGCATTACCATAGATCTGTGCTTACTTTCTGTGAAATCTTCAATTGATGAACACAttggaaaagtgaaaatgaaatgaagtttgaaataaatgaaataaaattcaattataaaatgaaattgacCCTTAAGAGATTACCAAAAAAGTTGGTGGTAATTATATTAGCACTTTGATCGAAGATGATGAACccattatttattgaatgttgaaaatatgtatttagtgAGAGTctaaagctcttttaaaaagtattcattaACAGTGAATTCTAAGGCTCTTTATCTGTGCTCCCCCTGGGAATACAAATTCTAATAAATCCTAACACAAAATTTGTAGGATTGGCAAAGCCAATGCTCTCtgggatttttctgtttttctttttttagtttttttgtgtttttacggctgcacccacagcatatggaagttcccaggctagggggtctaattggagctacagctgccggcctataccacagcaacacggaatccaagccatgtctacaccacagctcacggcaacatcagatccttaacccactgaacaaggccaaggatcaaacttccatcctcatggatactagtcaggttggttactgctgagccacatgggaaactcctggatttttgtttttgattttgtttcttttgaaagaaGCTATTAGTGCCTTTCTTGCATGAGTGCTGAGGTACTGACAGTGAACCtctatttgaaaacaaactttagAAAGGCATTCCACAGTGAAAGATGAAAACACAATCTGTTATATGGTCAGCTCTACAGTCAAAGTGATAGCTAACACAGCAATCACACaaattatgtgccaggcacagttctaaaCAGTTTATATAGCAACTTACTCCACACCACAAATTTATTCAATAAGGTTAGTGCCATCAAGGTccctattttataggtgaggagtCAGGAATTTTCTTCAAGGTCACGTGGAAGAGCAGGAGTAGAACTCAGGCAGGGCAGGCTGGCTCTGGACCTCTGTGCTCTTCACCATGACACGATCTTGCCGTAGACACATACATCATGTGTACAGCATGGAGTCCCAGGTGCCTGAAGGCTGAACATCCTGGCCATCCATCTGCTCACTGAGCCAGAGTGTGACTACACCCACCTAGGTCTGCCCCGGTCTGCTGACTAATGGCGCCCCCAGCAAGTCTGCCTTCTAATATCCAGTAACTGTGAATGTTGCCTTATATGGTGCCTTTGCATTTACCATCAGTTAAAGATCTCTAGATGGGGAGATAACTCTAGATTATCGAGGTGGGCCTCATGTAGGCACAAGAGGGATGAAGGAGGACTCAGAGTCAGACAGTGGCAATGTGACAAGGGACTCGGCAGAGAGACGGAGGAGGAGGTCTGAAGATGCTATGCTGCTAGCCTTGAAGATAGAGGGAGGGGGCCACTAGCCAAAGAATGTAGTTGGCCTCTGGGAGCTGGAAAGGTCAAGGAACAGGGGTTCTCCCCTGGAACCTCCAAAAGAATGCAGCCTTGAAGACCTAcacttcagtaaaaataaatattaaaaaaaattttttttttaaaaaaacttgatgAAAGCCATAAACCCCttttctcaacaacaacaacaacacaatgcATAAGTGCATATATAACCATACAACCAGAACATGTCACACATAACATCAGGAAGCTCACAGGCTTCTTACCTCAAGAACCATAAGATAATAAATCAGTGTTGTTTTAGGCCACTTAAGTCTGAGGCACTTTGTAGGAAACTGATATAGGTATGCTAACAAAGACTGtcctctttctccccctttccATCTGACTCCTTCGGATTAGGAGGCGATGGCCTTTGCTCGCAGAGTTGCTATCGCAGACCTAGACCATTCctttgaggcagggctcttgtgCCATTCCTAGTGAGTGTCAGAAAGCTCTTCTTACCTCACTCCGTGTCTCCCAAAGTTCCTGGACCAGCTTCTCATCCCACTGGTCTCGTATATGAACGGGTCTCCCTACCATTTCCtgaactcctttgttttttttttttttgtctttttaggaccgtacccatggcatatggaggttcccaggctagggggccaatcagagctgtagccaccagcctacaccgttTGCCTGTGTGGACCCAGTCACTGATAGAGtcagcaaatactttttttttttttctttttagggccacacctgcagcatatggaagttcccggactaggggtcaaattggagctgcagctggagcctatgccacagccatagcaatgccagatctaagctgcatctttgatATATGTCTCAGCTTGCAGAAACTCAGGATCAtaaacccactaagcgaggccagggattgaatgtggatcctcatggatac belongs to Phacochoerus africanus isolate WHEZ1 chromosome 3, ROS_Pafr_v1, whole genome shotgun sequence and includes:
- the RND3 gene encoding rho-related GTP-binding protein RhoE, with protein sequence MKERRASQKLSSKSIMDPNQNVKCKIVVVGDSQCGKTALLHVFAKDCFPENYVPTVFENYTASFEIDTQRIELSLWDTSGSPYYDNVRPLSYPDSDAVLICFDISRPETLDSVLKKWKGEIQEFCPNTKMLLVGCKSDLRTDVSTLVELSNHRQTPVSYDQGANMAKQIGAATYIECSALQSENSVRDIFHVATLACVNKTNKNVKRNKSQRATKRISHMPSRPELSAVATDLRKDKAKSCTVM